Within the Hevea brasiliensis isolate MT/VB/25A 57/8 chromosome 2, ASM3005281v1, whole genome shotgun sequence genome, the region CGCTACTAACGCCACCGAAATTCAAAGGGTCTTCAACTACTTCGACGAGAATGGAGATGGGAAGATATCTCCGCATGAGTTGCAGAGCTGCGTGAGGACGTTGGGAGGGGACCTTTCTACTGAGGACGCGGAGCTTGCCGTCGGCTCATCTGATACGGACGGAGATGGGTTGTTAGGATTCGAGGATTTCCAAAGGCTGATGGAGAGTTGCACCTCCGAGGAGGGTAAGAAGGAAGAGCTTAAGCAGGCTTTTGGGATGTACGAAACGGAGCCTGGCTCTGGAATCATTAACCCTAACAGCTTGAAGAGAATGCTGAGTCGACTGGGCCAGTCAAGGTCTCTTGATGATTGCAAGGCCATGATTCGTACTTTTGACCTGAACGGAGATGGCGTCCTTAGCTTCCACGAGTTTGCTGTCATGATGCGCTGATTCCTGACGCTCCACATATATGGACTCTGCTtcttcctttttatttatttatttttctgtaTAGTTAATAATGTTTCCTTCTAAAttcattaatccaaagtttcaatGGAATCATCTTCTCTCGACTCTATCACCTAAGCAACAAGAAAAGGACTGAAATACATAAACATCTGTTCTGTCAGGACAAGTTCAAGCCAAGCAAATCCTCTGTCAACCAAATCTTTACCTTATTATTCACCATATCAAGATGGGCATATCATTCATCGATCAGCTGATCGCAGTTGGCATCTTAACATAAATTTGACACAAATTAACTATAATTTCATACTACGGCCGATCGAGTTGTTCAGTTGTAAAGATGCCAGATAACCATGCTGGTTTGTCCCACTAGTTTAGAGGATCAAACAGCCCCTGTATGTCATTAAATATTAAAGCCTTATATTCCAAAGAGTTAAAAAGATACATTATATGATTATATTACGATGATAGATAACCATTCAAGTAAATTATAGGTGTGTGTGAAAACAAAAGATAAAGAGCCACAACTTCTTGTCCGTGAGAAACATTGTCATTGACTTTGATGGACAATCTTACAAGCAAAATGTATGGAAGGGCAGCTTCAGATTGTGATGGTGACTACTTTTTTTCAATCATTGACCAAAACCCGTGTCATGCTTATCTTTATATTACTGGTTTTGTACATCTCAATCAATATCCTCATTGTATATGTTAACAGGTGCGAGGATGAGCATTCGCAAGTAGGTCTTGAAAGTTACCTCATTGTGATCTTAAACCAACTGCACCTTTACTATATTTTGAAGGAAGATGAATTTATAGTTTATTTTGCATTGAGGACTATATTATACTAAAAAGCAGATATGAGCATGGCTTATCACTAACAAACAATTCTAGACAATCCCCAAATGAACATATTAACATACCTGCCAGGTCCTCATATTAAGCTTTCCATTCGTGATTGAAATGCAGTACAAGAATATAAACTAGGTACAATGGACAATACAAACAAACTATGAATATGGAAAACAAACTATGAATATGGAGTATTCTCACACGAGTGCGTAACTGCGTATCCAAATATTGATGATTTGATGTGGGCTGGCATGTCATCTGGACCTGAGAAAATGTTTTCACAGTAAAACATCAGCACATATGCACCGAAGAAAACCTTAGAAACAAGAGCAAGATAGGCGGAGGAGGGACAAGAATCACAAGTTGTAATTTTATGGTGTCATTCCTactagttattttatttttattttgcaagCCAAGCAATTGAAGCCTTCAATCTTTTGTTGGTACAACAGAAAAGGAATTAAGACAAAGTGATAGCATCAGATTTCCATTCATGGCACTGAGGTTTTCAAGATCCTTAGATAGTGGTAGGCTAGAGATTCTTCCCAAACAAGTTAAGCTTCATCATAGATCCTCTCATGCTCCAACTTGGTAATAACTGATTTAAATCAATATAATCCTGGGCATTAAACACGTATTAAGTTAATTTGATTTGAAAGAACGCAAACTGCAACTGGAGATATTGAATCTGAAGCTGAGACTAACCTTCCAAAGTATAGTATGCTTCCAAGGTGCAGACCCATAGGATGCTCCTCAATAACTTGCTCTGTCAATTATCTCCGCAACCACACCAACCCTCCCTATTTCCACAAGAACTTACCAGTAAAGTTTCCTGGGACGCCGGCTTGAGAGCCAAGATTGGTAACTTTTGCTTggcaagaacgctagaaattgaaAGCGGAGGCGGACTGCAACTCACAAGATACGTTGTGGGAACACAAGGTTATACGGCCCTTAATTCGGCGAGCATGGTCTCGTTACCTCCAAATTAGGTGTTTTCTCTTTAGGCTTGTGATATTGGAGCTCCTGTCTGGGAGGCAAGATGCTGCCAGTGACTAGGAGATGCTCTTGGCATCAATAAGCCTGGTGCTGGAAGGAGGCACTGTAAGAGAGAAATTCGTGGGCTTCATTGGTCCTTCTCTAAGAAACGAGTACCCGTTGGACGTCGCCTTCTCCCTGGCTACAAGCTGCGTCGCTCATGATATCAATGCTTGTCCTTCTATGTCTCAAGTTTAATCCATAATATAAGCTGAGAATTGCAGGATTATCTGGGACCGGGTGTATATTCAGTTTCAATAACCATAGCAATTGACTACAATTTCTAAGCTCATCCAAAACTATAAAACAGAACTGTTTGATAAGGATCTGAATATCTGATTAGGCTCGATGGAAATTCCTATAGGAGAATTTAGTCAATTCCAAATGCAAAATACATCCTATTcctgacctttttttttttttttggtgcttAACACATTGGTTTCTCTAACTACTTAACTCTCAAGCGTTAAAATCCTACAATAAATAACAATGTTTTAATTTACACAAAAAGGGGACGTCACAACATCCAACTGACATCAGTTAATGCATCTCCTGAGAGCCTTGTCCATTGAGAAATGCCAAGTGCAGTAGTCTATTGCAATTACTTTCACCATCATAATCATTGATATACGTGGACCCAACATGGATCCTCCACTTGCAATCACAGCAGGCAAGACCGCACCTACAGCCTTCTCAGTGCATTTTTACAGGACGTTGAAGGCACCATGTGAAGCAGGATCTTTGAAAAATTACACATTTGCTCTTGTTTTCCCCTATTGTGCACTCTTGAGTCTTGAGAAGCATGCAGCTCATCATTCCATAAGCTTCTGTAAACCCTTCCAATATCTCAAACAAGATGGATTTGTATGAATAGACCGAAGAACCCATTTCTGTGGGCTTTGACAGAATTCTACATTGGATGAAGAATCAACTCGAGCTTCTGATTGACTTGCAAGTAAATGCATTTGAAAGAACAATTCTGCAGGTCTCATTTCTGAGAAAAATATGAAGCACATGAGAACAtccattattatatgcatgtgcaTGCACCCATTAACCATCTTTAGCAGTTAATCAATTACTAGTCACATCAGTTCCCTGCCATCTCACCCCAAATCCAGTGGAATGGATCATAATCATTGGCAGAATGATTAGTAATCCACAAATTTCTCGCTATCAATATATTGacaaattggacaaaattttccaaTATGCTGATTTGAATTTTACACACAACACACTTACTACATAGATAATGATTAAAATGATGGGATGTCAAGCAAATTGATTACCTTCTTTGTTTCAGAAGAAATGTGAAAGGCAAAAGACTTCAATTACCAGCACCACCCCCACACCCCCCACACACACACAgcgccccacccccccccccccaataaATGCACTAAaattccaaaataataatttaagttAATTGCATAACTTCCACATTTAAGGTTAATGATATTTCCAAATTCTGTGGGACAAGCCAATGAATTAAAATAAGCACAATATTTCAGTAGTTCATCCTCAACTATCCTTGTAAACAACGCTCTCTCCCTTCCACCACATGAGTACACATGGATCATAATGATACCTGGTGGCCAAGAATACCATTCAAGCCGGAGGTTCTCCTCCCATCTCTGCTTAGAGCCAAGGCTCCCTTCTGCTTGTGCCCTCAATAACGATATAATAGGCAACGGAATAACAGAATTTACAGAAGCTTTGGTGAGACTCCTAATAGCAAATGATAAGAGTTGGGAACTACTAAACTTTCTGGCAAGCTCCATACAGATAGCACCTGGATCCATTAGTGATCAGATCAGAAATGTGAGATAGGCACTAAACTTATGTTCAGTGATTTCAAAATAGCTAATTGAAAATGCCATAGAAATGACCCTAATCAAAGAATTTTGCTGATATTCAAAACATAACATCATTTCCttcaataaaaaaggataatcctaataaaaaaaaaaaaactctaaacaATGGTTTTGCCAAAAACTTGACAGATATGTAGTAGAGATTTATCAGACATTAAATACTAAATTATAGAAAGAGAAATTAATGCAATATTTACTAAATTTAGATCAAAACATTTTATACCAAAAATAATTCCAGCAGAAAGCAATAATAGCAAAACACTTCAAAACTAAACTATCAATTGAAGAATACCATGACAGAGAAAAAGACAGCTGTCAGCACTTGCCAGCAAACACGCTTGTGAAAGATATTCTTCAGCAGATAAAAGATCCCGATTCCACATAGATTCTAAACCCAAAACCAAATTAAATACAGCCATCCACATATTCCATGAATTCTTCTGTTTTTTTGAGCATTGCATGAAACTCTGCTCTGAGATATTTGAATCAGTTTGAATGCTGTAATGGGATTCCATGATTTTAAGACATATCCATCCTATATGGTAATCTGTCCTAACCTCCAGGCATCTTATATACTCTTCCTGAAGGCCTACAAAGTTGCCTTCAACAGCATAGGCTCGACATAACAACAAGTGTCCAAAAAAACGGTAGTTATCAGGGAGACAAAGTGACACAGCACTTTTAGCATGCTCAATACAGTTGATTGGATTTCCGCATTGCAAACTAATTTCAGATAAACAAAGTAGAAGCTGAAACTTCTGATATTGATATGACAAGCTCTCTCTAGTGTATAGCTCATTGTAAAGTGCCACTAAAAGTAGTCGCTTGAGTATCACACAAAGTTGCCGAGGAAATCTCTCTTCACGTGCCTTCTGTAAAATATTAAGTATAAGCAAATATTGTGCATTATGGTTCCATGGTTCTCGACGCAAGTACCTGCACATTCAAAACAAGAATATGAGAGTCACATCTGTTGCACCTAATATTTGCAAGAGGGGTCTTTTTAAGGTTTTTCATTATAGGAGACAAATAGGAAACTTGAAGACAGAACAAATTTTAACAAGAGGAAGCTAACAAATTCTCACAAACCCATTTATCTAAATCATTATACTGTACAAAAAATTTAGGACAGCACTTCATATTTCCACAAAATAACCAATACCAATATACTGATCCTAAAAAAAAAGCATAAAGCTTTCGTATATAGGTTTTATGAGCAATAACAATGTATTGGAAAACTCAGATTTAAAGATAACACAGAAAAGTTTCTGTACTTCTGGAGTTCTCGAATGGCTGCAGGTCCATTCATACACTGATAGCCACATGTTGGGAAAGAAAACTTCGGATCTTTATTGCCAATTGTATAGCAAGCAACTGCACCAGCACCAAGGATCTCACATCCTGACTTTAAACCTAGTTTATTGCCACTGTATGGAGCATCTACAATGCAGCACCTACTTGCTACATGAGCGTGTTCCCATTCCTCAGTGAATAGTAAAAGCTGACTAAGCAAGTTCCTGTTCCCACATGTTTGTGTCAAAGAcaaaagaaagataaaaaaagTAAACAGTAATGAGGGATCGACAACCATAACACATAAAATTAATAATAGCTAATGTGAATGCATTTGCACACCATGGCCATGGAAATCAGCAGACTTAAAGTTCTGGATTTGTCCTCAAATTAATCTATATAGAAGATGAGTCATGATGGAATCAATGCAACCAGCACTGGAAGCCCACAGATGCATTAGCACAGAAATCGCAATGCAAAGTTTATGAGGATAATACGACCAAACTCTACCACTCACCAAGTTCAACTATCACACAATTAAACAATCACATACTAAAAATTAATTAGTGGTGGAAGAGTCAATGCAAGAATTAATAGAATCAATATTGTATTAGCGTGTCACTATCAACCTATTTGCTCTACTCTTGACGAAAGAAGAATTTTGAACAAAGAATGGAATCATCGTTTATGAAATGTTTCTTCTATCAATTGCATCTGTTCTCCGCTCCTgcaaaatatttcatataaataatcTAGTAGACTATTTTCAATGAGTACTTGAACAATAAGAGGATGTTTGGTTTAACTTATGAAAATCAGCttataagcatttaaaatttGAAGTCATTAAGTGTTTGGTTAAAGTACTTATAAATTACTGATAAGCAGTTAATATGTTTAGTAAAAAAAAACTTATAAGCATATTTAttacaaaaatgattaaaaataacAAGACCtgttatgaaattttaaaaattaaatgaggatAATATGGTAAAATACTTGGTCAAACTATCTTATAAGCACAAGGCTTGTAAGCACCAAAATGAAAAGCTAGTCCTCCCAGCTTATTTTTTTAGCTTATAAACCAAAAAATGTTATACATAAATAGGTAAATTTATTTTAGAGTTTATAAGCTAGTTTGACCAATTTATAAGCTAAGATAAAGACTCTCTAAGATAAGTTCCAGTCAAGTAACAGAAATCTGGATGCAGATTACATAGGAAGGCAGACAACAATGGCAGATGCTGAAACTTTCAACATTGAAGGTATAATGCCTGGTTCTTGTTCCATGTTATGTTGTACCTCATCAATTTACTGTTAGGGTACTTGTGAAGAATTTTTTTTAGGTAAGAGACTCCATTCTGAAATCCAAGGCAAGAATCTGATCCATGCTTTATCTGCACAGCCCAACAAAAGAAATTTGTACATTAAATTTCAAAATCAATAAACAAGTGCTACCACTAGCTTACCATAAGATCTTCAAGTTCCAACAACAAGAGCAAGAAACTTACCAATTTACCAAGTGCTATTAAATAATGCATTCCAATGATATCTTCATGAGATACAATGGAGTAACGACTGCTTGAAACAACTGACTCAAGTCGATTACTCTGATCAAGAGCATGTATAGTAGACAGTATAAAGCTGATTTTTGAGTTCTCGAACAGTTCTTTTGGCATTTTCAAAATGCTAGTAATTGCTGAATCTAGTCCAGAAATGTAATAAAGCAATCTGCAGAAGAAACTAACAGAAGCAGCTGCAGATGTTTGCTCCATTGAATTGAAACTGGCAGCCAGATCTCTTGCCACAGAGAGGGCAAGATCACTCTTACCAAGTTGCCATAGTGATAAAGCATATATCTGCATGCCTTCCGCATCAAGTACACCTTAAACAAGTAAAACTTAATCAAATTGCAAGTTTAAGAAACaagtctataatttttttttatacttcTAAATAAACTAGAAACAATATAACCTGTATtggaaaaaaaatgaattgaagCAAACCTTCTTTCTTCAGATTTTCACATTCTTGAACAGCATCTGCAGCATACCCGGCCTGCACCAAATGAAAGTATATGATTAAGAAAATGGGAACACCATGCACACACTAGTGTGAACTGCAAGAGGAGCTTGAGTGAAACATTTTTACAGGTCTAAAACAGAAGCTTCAAAATGCAAATGAAATAACAAGGCAATAAACTTACCCTACAAAGAGATCGGGCCAAGTTAACTGCTATATCTCGGAGATGAGATTTAGAAGCATTGCCTGATGAAACATTGGCTGCACAGCGTGCTAACCTATACGAAGCAACAGCAGTTTGATACTCAGATCGTGCCTCACAAACTAGCCCTTTCAAATTATGAGATTCAGGATAGTGAGGGGCACGCAGGACTGCCTGCTGGATGGCTCCAAATACCTGTATCATTGTCAGTTATTGAATAAACACCTTCATAGATGTTGGATCAAAGAAGACAGGAAAACATATATTTATTCTAGAAAAACATACTTTTTATATATCAGTGTAAATGATCATACCTGTGAAGATGCAAGGTGCCCTGAAAGCAAAGCAAGCTTAGCAAGACCTATTTGGAACTCTGCAAGCTGCCAGAAATGAAAACATAAAGTTACCCATGCAAGAGACTAGCAGCAAGTAAACAACCATCAGATGATATGCAACTTAATAAACATGGAGGAAAAGTTAAGCAGATCTTCTTGCTAAAGCAAGAAAATATCATCTCTCCATACCTTCCCCACTCCAAACCCAACCAGAAAAAAAGAACAAGTGGATGAAACTGGCCACATTACAGTGATGAGGCTTTTAACTATTACTCATTACCAATATTAACCAAAGCAATATGGAGCATATAGATTAAACACCAGGTAAGTTATAATAATGCTAAAAGCAAGTTTCCTTCTCACAAAGCATATTCAAGAGCCAAAAAAGGAATAAATGATTACAGGCAATATCTGCACAGCTCGTAAACAGCTCTCAAAAGCCTCATCTGTTGTAGGTTCCCTGAGGACCAAAATTACTATTTCAACATTAATAAAGCTGTcaggtaaaaaaataaaaaataaaaagcacACATTTCACCCTTGAAATGAATTTAACAACCCACCTAGCATGAGCATCGGCTGCCATTCCTGCCCATGGTAATGCAAGTGAAGGATCTACACTTCTAGCACAATCAAATGCCTGTCTTGCCAATTTTTTCTCACCTTCTTCTCTATAAAGCTGTAAACAAGAAAATTAGGCACCTATTATTACATCAAATAGAAGTAAACAACCACCCTCAGGATACATCCAGAATGTTCATATTGCAAGATGCACCAACATTGATGGAAGTTTAGGTGAGATGCCAAACGAACTCTAAGTGTGATGTCTAGAATCACATGTTTTCTCACGTTTCAAGGAAATTTAAAACTAAATAGTTTAAGGCTTGCATCCAACTAACGTAAAAACCTTAACAAGCCTTAATAGTACTACTCATGTATATCTTTTACAGGTAATGTTTTTCTTTGGAATTGGCTTTCTGGCATTTTTAAGGAATATTGGGTTAGCCCAACAAGTTAAAGATTTATCCGTGTCACCTAGACTTCATGTAATATCATACAAGACATATTAACAACACAAAAAGCAAATTCCTATAATAAAAGCGTGGGTACGCGAGGAAAGGTATAGTTATTTTCTCCTTTTCCTACTACGAGCTATGCTATAGTTGTCATTGAAATTTGAAAAGGgaataaaaaaaaatcctaacTTTGTATGTTGATAAAGTGATGATACTGTGGAGGAATCCTGTAAAAATATAGGATTGAATCATAAGATTTGATCCAAAATTTCAATATCAATACTAGAAGACATGtatacctgtaaaaaaaaaaaaaaaaaaaaagtgttcgATCATGTGGATTTCAGCACCACAGTGATATGTTCTCCTTAAACATGTATTACTTATATAAATGAAATAAGCATGGAAACTtgtttatcaaatataaatatattttagctTCACTTTTTATACTTCCACATAGAAAAGACATAGTCATACTTTCACCCGGTAAAATCCTGCTGAAAATATTTTCTTGGGAGATAACTGTCTGGTTTTTCCCATATTTAATGCACATAGGGAAACTTATCAACAAAAATATCTTCTTAGTTAAAAGAAATATAAGTCATTTTCAACTTCAATTATGAAATGGGAAGTCAATTTCCAGACTTAAGAACTTAGGAAATGTTTGTTAAAACTGaaaattaaatgatgaaaatatAAGAgctaaattctaaaattaaatgatgaaaatataagaactaaattTTAAGTGTTAGATaagataaatgctgaaaattttaaagttgtttgacatGTGCTGAAAATAAAGTCTCAAATATAATAAATCAGTTCAATATCTAtaacttttcattttaagtttaaaatattgacttaccattttaatagaaatttaacTTAATTGAAACTTTTAAGTGATATGTAGGTTAACACTATCAAAcaaacttaaaataaataagtTCTTAATTTTAAGTGCTTCATGGTGTGATCAAACACCCCCTTACAAAAAGAAAGGAATGGATAAAAGAATCACATACACAATTGGACATACTCACTAGTTCTGAACATTAGCAATGGCTACTGATGATCATAGCCAACAACCTCAGTTTACCACCTCTTTGTGTGATTTAATCTTTTGCTAGTGCTGATTGAAAAAGTAGGGAAAAATAAGTAAGGTCTTTATGCATCCAAACTTTTTCATAGTTTTTTCTTTTAAGGAATCTTTTTTTACAATTTGCTTCAAATGCTAGAAGAGAATTTGTAATCGATTTTCAATTAACagctaaaacaattaaaaaaaaatccatttctTCAATCATAAGAAAGTTATTTCCCAGAACATAAATGAAGCCTAAGTAAAAACTAAATTGAGGAGTTCAGGAGTTAAAGAGATAAATAGACAGATGGGTTAAGGAAGACAGCAAATATATGTTTCAGAGATAAAAGAGGGTCAACTAACTATGCCTGGTCATCATCCAATCGCGCAtcttatgtaacaattatggcaTTTTTGTACTGATGCATGCAGGTTCAGACAAAATCCAGACCAAATAAGAGCCTCAAATATAAACTCAAGATCAACCATCCTGGCCAGGCATGATGCATCTGGTCAAGAAGACTAACCTTGGGGTAGTTTATACTAATTGCAGTACAACCCCAAAATGGGTTGAGGTGGCACAAATATGACAACGAAATAGCATCATGAACATAACAGCAAATACTGTCCTAAAGCAAATAAAGCCCAGACATGACAGTTGACAACATGAAGGAATTACACAACTTAAGAACTTACATTTCATTTTCTAACAAATAAAATATGGCCTgccaaaaaattaagaaaattgtgtAATGAAGAAGTCAAACAGAAATTCCCATTGCACTCTGAAGACCATTttaggggagagagagagagagagagagagagagagagaggatagaATTCAAAAGACATAGAGGCAGTACCTTCCCAAGATATGACCAAGCAAAAGCTGATGATACATCCAATTGCAATCCCCTGATCAAGGCATGTTGTCTCATTGCATTATGTCCAGATAAACACCCTAGTGCCACCCAGAACTCATAATTGTCACCCTCAAGTAACAAGCCCCCACAAGCCATCTTCTCCGATAGCTGCCTGGTGAAAGAGATTGTAAGTTAAGTGAGCAAATATATGATAAGTTGAGAGATCAAATATAAACAAGATAAACCCATATCATACCAAGGATACAAGTCATGCCCATAATTTTCATTCATAGAAGAAATGAGATCCAAAGTTATCGCAATGTCAATATAAAGGTTAGCTCGCCATGGGGCCAAGTGCAAAGCCCGTTGATAAGACCTTTTGGCAGACATAGCAGCCAAATAGCAGGTTTGCTTCCAAGAAAAGATGGAAGACTCAAAGGTGTCTGCATCAAATTCTGCACCTTGGTCCCTTTCTGTCCAGGGGAAACATTTTGCATGGGTGAGCTAGCAAGAAAGAAAACACACTTCAGTTACTAATTAGTGCATCCAAAAGATGACAATTTAATGCACATGCTTCATCTAAACATTGAATGAAATAAACAATGAGAAATAATTTCAAGTTCCAAGTATGAAAATCCTCTTTTATACCGCCAAAATCGTTTGTACTCATATACAAAATTCTCCAATCAATTCATTCAATTGGTGAATATAAACTGAAACTGCACAAATCAAACTAGCCACATATGTTTCGTGGGGAGGGATTAGAAAATTGCacaaattaaaactaaaattattagaaaaaattttaCACATGAAAGAGGTTGATACTTGATATAGCTATTAGAGTTCCAACATCCAAGAAATGAATTAGGTAACATAATCTGGCAAAATCATTCTCAAATGACCACTTTAagatattaaaattgaaaattttgcctcATTGTTGACAGCATACAGCTACCTTTGAAAAAGGGTCTCTTCTAAAACAAGAAGTGCCTTTTTCCTGGAACCTTCACTATGCAAGGAAAACAACCTTCTATAGATGGTAGTAAACAATGGATATCAAGCCATAGATAGGCTTACCTGAATGTCACCATGCAACTTCCAGATACATGAAACATTTGGAGCCAACTGAGCATTTACTTCTGCAACTTCCCCTGCATCCTGAAATCATTTAGAAACCAACCATTAGATACTTTTATTTGATGACAGAAAGATGTCACACGAgaagcaaataaaataaaataaaataaaataaatgtgaaGTCAACCAACCTCTAACAATGATGCTCCCCATTTGAATGCACCCAAATTCATACATTCCTTTGACAAACCAAGGAGTCCAGAAGCTAGTCCATACTTTGCAGACACATTTTGAGGTGAAAATTTTAGAGCTTGCAGAAACTGCTCAACTCCCTAATTGCAGAAAAAAGACATCATGCATATAAAAGTTTATGAATCATGCCTGAATAAAGCAATAAAGCCAGAATCAAAGACAGAGGCAGAACATTATACAAgattatgcaaaaaaaaaaaaaagcccatcCTATTACTTAGAATTGATATGGAATTGATCCATGCAATTTGGCATTAAGTTTAGCTTAATAGCTCTCACAAGTTTGTAAATATGACTGGATAAGAAATAATTTGTGCAATGATAATGCCTTAACTCATTATTTTAATGGATATCATTAGGCCATCAATTTGAATAGCCACATTGATGTAGAACAAAGGCAAAGAACCAAGAACAAGGAGAAATGAAGAACCAATCCTTGAGaagagaactaattctcaataattttatttaatctcaATAATAATCATAGTCAAAGCTCTAGAATAATAGA harbors:
- the LOC110669204 gene encoding calcium-binding protein CML38, producing the protein MNSSKLSPSSSPKSALTRLRRKLSPRRSDSRSLCPSSSSSTNYATNATEIQRVFNYFDENGDGKISPHELQSCVRTLGGDLSTEDAELAVGSSDTDGDGLLGFEDFQRLMESCTSEEGKKEELKQAFGMYETEPGSGIINPNSLKRMLSRLGQSRSLDDCKAMIRTFDLNGDGVLSFHEFAVMMR
- the LOC110669203 gene encoding tetratricopeptide repeat protein SKI3 isoform X1, whose product is MAALFQEEEEEEEFRVQLKHLEESAEANPEDPSLRFNLGLLLWEKGGQSKEIKDKAAEHFVISAKLNPHNAASFAYLGHYYSRLSADSQRGLKCYQRAITLNPDDSESGESLCDLLDHSGKETLEQAVCEEASEKSPRAFWAFRRLGYLHVHHCRWSEAVRNLQHAIRGYPTCADLWEALGLAYQRLGMFTAATKSYGRAIELDDTRVFALVESGNIFLMLGSFRKGVEQFLQALKFSPQNVSAKYGLASGLLGLSKECMNLGAFKWGASLLEDAGEVAEVNAQLAPNVSCIWKLHGDIQLTHAKCFPWTERDQGAEFDADTFESSIFSWKQTCYLAAMSAKRSYQRALHLAPWRANLYIDIAITLDLISSMNENYGHDLYPWQLSEKMACGGLLLEGDNYEFWVALGCLSGHNAMRQHALIRGLQLDVSSAFAWSYLGKLYREEGEKKLARQAFDCARSVDPSLALPWAGMAADAHAREPTTDEAFESCLRAVQILPLAEFQIGLAKLALLSGHLASSQVFGAIQQAVLRAPHYPESHNLKGLVCEARSEYQTAVASYRLARCAANVSSGNASKSHLRDIAVNLARSLCRAGYAADAVQECENLKKEGVLDAEGMQIYALSLWQLGKSDLALSVARDLAASFNSMEQTSAAASVSFFCRLLYYISGLDSAITSILKMPKELFENSKISFILSTIHALDQSNRLESVVSSSRYSIVSHEDIIGMHYLIALGKLIKHGSDSCLGFQNGVSYLKKILHKYPNSKLMRNLLSQLLLFTEEWEHAHVASRCCIVDAPYSGNKLGLKSGCEILGAGAVACYTIGNKDPKFSFPTCGYQCMNGPAAIRELQKYLRREPWNHNAQYLLILNILQKAREERFPRQLCVILKRLLLVALYNELYTRESLSYQYQKFQLLLCLSEISLQCGNPINCIEHAKSAVSLCLPDNYRFFGHLLLCRAYAVEGNFVGLQEEYIRCLEVRTDYHIGWICLKIMESHYSIQTDSNISEQSFMQCSKKQKNSWNMWMAVFNLVLGLESMWNRDLLSAEEYLSQACLLASADSCLFLCHGAICMELARKFSSSQLLSFAIRSLTKASVNSVIPLPIISLLRAQAEGSLGSKQRWEENLRLEWYSWPPEMRPAELFFQMHLLASQSEARVDSSSNVEFCQSPQKWVLRSIHTNPSCLRYWKGLQKLME
- the LOC110669203 gene encoding tetratricopeptide repeat protein SKI3 isoform X2: MFKTEEEEEEEFRVQLKHLEESAEANPEDPSLRFNLGLLLWEKGGQSKEIKDKAAEHFVISAKLNPHNAASFAYLGHYYSRLSADSQRGLKCYQRAITLNPDDSESGESLCDLLDHSGKETLEQAVCEEASEKSPRAFWAFRRLGYLHVHHCRWSEAVRNLQHAIRGYPTCADLWEALGLAYQRLGMFTAATKSYGRAIELDDTRVFALVESGNIFLMLGSFRKGVEQFLQALKFSPQNVSAKYGLASGLLGLSKECMNLGAFKWGASLLEDAGEVAEVNAQLAPNVSCIWKLHGDIQLTHAKCFPWTERDQGAEFDADTFESSIFSWKQTCYLAAMSAKRSYQRALHLAPWRANLYIDIAITLDLISSMNENYGHDLYPWQLSEKMACGGLLLEGDNYEFWVALGCLSGHNAMRQHALIRGLQLDVSSAFAWSYLGKLYREEGEKKLARQAFDCARSVDPSLALPWAGMAADAHAREPTTDEAFESCLRAVQILPLAEFQIGLAKLALLSGHLASSQVFGAIQQAVLRAPHYPESHNLKGLVCEARSEYQTAVASYRLARCAANVSSGNASKSHLRDIAVNLARSLCRAGYAADAVQECENLKKEGVLDAEGMQIYALSLWQLGKSDLALSVARDLAASFNSMEQTSAAASVSFFCRLLYYISGLDSAITSILKMPKELFENSKISFILSTIHALDQSNRLESVVSSSRYSIVSHEDIIGMHYLIALGKLIKHGSDSCLGFQNGVSYLKKILHKYPNSKLMRNLLSQLLLFTEEWEHAHVASRCCIVDAPYSGNKLGLKSGCEILGAGAVACYTIGNKDPKFSFPTCGYQCMNGPAAIRELQKYLRREPWNHNAQYLLILNILQKAREERFPRQLCVILKRLLLVALYNELYTRESLSYQYQKFQLLLCLSEISLQCGNPINCIEHAKSAVSLCLPDNYRFFGHLLLCRAYAVEGNFVGLQEEYIRCLEVRTDYHIGWICLKIMESHYSIQTDSNISEQSFMQCSKKQKNSWNMWMAVFNLVLGLESMWNRDLLSAEEYLSQACLLASADSCLFLCHGAICMELARKFSSSQLLSFAIRSLTKASVNSVIPLPIISLLRAQAEGSLGSKQRWEENLRLEWYSWPPEMRPAELFFQMHLLASQSEARVDSSSNVEFCQSPQKWVLRSIHTNPSCLRYWKGLQKLME